A stretch of Vibrio aphrogenes DNA encodes these proteins:
- the zapG gene encoding Z-ring associated protein ZapG produces the protein MVFLYAAVGLVIGIIIGIIIARLMTPEYKKHKQLQKELETTKFELEQHRQDLSDHFSNTAEMLDSLGKSYTKLYQHMAQTSSDLLPNLPKQENPFITQAAEESSEDKHHEEITDVQPKDYANGSTGLLKDQKKTLSNSPEMNKAS, from the coding sequence ATGGTTTTTCTTTATGCTGCAGTAGGTTTGGTTATTGGTATCATTATCGGCATTATCATTGCCCGCTTAATGACACCTGAATACAAGAAACATAAGCAACTTCAAAAGGAACTTGAAACCACCAAGTTTGAGTTAGAACAACATCGCCAAGATCTATCTGACCACTTCTCAAATACTGCAGAAATGCTCGATAGTTTAGGGAAAAGTTACACTAAGCTTTATCAACATATGGCACAAACCTCTTCTGATTTATTGCCTAACCTACCAAAACAAGAGAATCCATTTATTACTCAGGCAGCAGAAGAGTCAAGCGAAGACAAACATCACGAAGAAATTACCGATGTTCAACCTAAAGATTACGCGAATGGTTCGACTGGCTTACTTAAAGATCAGAAAAAAACGTTAAGTAATTCACCAGAAATGAACAAAGCGTCATAA
- the zapE gene encoding cell division protein ZapE, translating to MTPKQKYLYDIEHLGFQPDQAQHNAVEKLDQLYHQFLEYVSTPRKKTSLFSQLFQRQKETAPPKGLYFWGGVGRGKTYLMDVFYDALPYAKKSRMHFHRFMLRVHKELGLLKDVEDPLQKVADILKQETDIICFDEFFVSDITDAMILGTLFEALFERGMVLVATSNIPPKELYRNGLQRARFLPAIRLIEQHCTEVNVDSGVDYRLRTLEQAEIYHFPLDDKAADNLQRYYRQLSRGELKEATSILINHRQIAVKGACDGVLYANFSQLCESSRSQSDYIEISRLYHTVLLAEVKQMDSTRDDAARRFIALVDEFYERNVTLILSAEVALSDLYTQGRLEFEFQRCQSRLIEMQSVAYLSNEHLA from the coding sequence ATGACGCCAAAGCAAAAGTATCTCTACGACATTGAGCATTTAGGATTTCAACCTGATCAAGCTCAACATAATGCAGTCGAAAAGTTAGATCAACTTTATCATCAATTTCTTGAGTATGTATCAACACCTCGCAAAAAAACGAGTTTATTTTCTCAACTTTTTCAGCGTCAAAAAGAGACTGCTCCGCCAAAGGGATTGTACTTTTGGGGAGGGGTGGGGCGTGGTAAAACCTATTTGATGGATGTGTTTTATGATGCTTTGCCTTATGCCAAGAAAAGTCGAATGCATTTCCATCGTTTTATGTTACGAGTTCATAAAGAGTTAGGGTTATTGAAGGATGTCGAAGACCCGTTGCAAAAGGTTGCTGATATTTTAAAACAAGAAACGGACATCATTTGTTTTGATGAGTTTTTTGTCTCTGATATTACCGATGCGATGATCTTAGGCACCTTGTTTGAAGCGCTTTTTGAACGCGGTATGGTTTTGGTTGCAACCTCGAATATTCCTCCGAAAGAGTTATACCGAAATGGACTACAAAGAGCGCGTTTTTTACCTGCGATTCGCTTAATCGAACAACATTGTACCGAAGTGAATGTCGACAGTGGGGTGGACTACCGATTAAGAACCTTAGAGCAAGCTGAAATTTATCATTTTCCATTAGATGACAAGGCTGCCGACAATTTGCAGCGGTATTATCGTCAATTGAGTCGAGGTGAATTAAAAGAAGCAACCTCTATCTTGATTAACCATCGACAAATTGCAGTAAAAGGTGCGTGCGATGGTGTGCTTTATGCCAACTTTTCTCAATTGTGTGAAAGCTCGCGTAGCCAATCAGACTATATTGAAATATCACGTTTATACCATACGGTGCTCTTGGCGGAAGTGAAGCAAATGGACAGCACTCGAGATGATGCCGCTCGACGTTTTATTGCGTTAGTGGATGAGTTTTATGAGCGTAATGTGACCTTGATTCTTTCTGCTGAAGTGGCATTGTCGGATTTGTACACTCAAGGTCGGCTAGAATTTGAATTTCAACGTTGCCAATCCCGTTTGATTGAAATGCAAAGTGTTGCGTATTTATCGAACGAACACTTAGCCTAG
- the rplM gene encoding 50S ribosomal protein L13: protein MKTFVAKPETVKRDWYVVDAEGKTLGRLASEIASRLRGKHKAEYTPHVDTGDYIIVVNAEKVAVTGNKAKGKIYYRHSEFPGGLKSISFEKLIDHKPEMAIELAVKGMLPRGPLGRAMYRKLKVYAGAEHNHAAQQPQVLDI from the coding sequence ATGAAAACTTTCGTTGCTAAACCAGAAACTGTAAAACGCGACTGGTATGTTGTAGACGCTGAAGGTAAAACTCTTGGCCGTCTAGCAAGTGAAATTGCATCTCGCCTACGTGGCAAACATAAAGCTGAGTACACTCCTCACGTTGACACTGGTGATTACATCATCGTTGTAAACGCTGAGAAAGTAGCTGTTACAGGTAACAAAGCGAAGGGTAAAATCTATTACCGTCACTCTGAATTCCCTGGTGGTCTAAAATCAATCTCTTTTGAAAAACTGATTGATCACAAACCAGAAATGGCGATTGAACTAGCTGTTAAAGGTATGCTACCACGTGGTCCTCTTGGCCGTGCTATGTACCGTAAGCTAAAAGTTTACGCTGGCGCTGAGCACAACCATGCTGCTCAACAACCACAAGTACTAGACATCTAA
- the rpsI gene encoding 30S ribosomal protein S9 yields MAENQYYGTGRRKSSAARVFIKPGSGNIVINKRDLDTYFGRPTSRMVVKQPLELVDMVEKLDLYITVKGGGISGQAGAIRHGITRALMEYDESLRPALRAAGYVTRDARCVERKKVGLRKARRKPQFSKR; encoded by the coding sequence ATGGCAGAGAATCAATACTACGGCACTGGCCGTCGCAAAAGCTCAGCTGCTCGTGTTTTCATCAAACCAGGCAGCGGCAACATCGTAATCAACAAACGTGACCTAGACACCTACTTCGGTCGTCCAACTTCACGTATGGTTGTTAAACAACCTCTTGAACTTGTTGATATGGTAGAGAAACTAGACCTATACATCACTGTTAAAGGTGGTGGTATTTCTGGTCAAGCTGGTGCGATCCGTCACGGTATCACACGCGCTCTAATGGAATACGATGAGTCTCTACGTCCTGCGCTACGTGCAGCTGGCTACGTTACACGTGACGCTCGTTGCGTTGAACGTAAGAAAGTTGGTCTACGTAAAGCACGTCGTAAACCACAATTCTCTAAGCGTTAA
- the petA gene encoding ubiquinol-cytochrome c reductase iron-sulfur subunit, whose translation MSNAPINNGRRRFLTATTAVVGGIGAVAVAVPFIKSWNPSERAKAAGAPVEVDISKLEEGQLVRVEWRGKPVWVVRRSKSTLAELDSLDDKLRDPASEQEQQPEYAQNKYRSIKPDYFVAVGICTHLGCSPTYLPDSFSEQVQGVKSGFFCPCHGSKFDLAGRVFQGVPAPLNLVVPEHGYLSDSRIIIGESRGGEA comes from the coding sequence ATGAGCAATGCGCCTATAAATAATGGCCGTCGGCGCTTTTTAACCGCTACGACAGCTGTTGTTGGTGGTATTGGAGCGGTGGCGGTTGCCGTGCCTTTTATTAAATCTTGGAATCCAAGTGAAAGGGCTAAGGCAGCTGGTGCGCCTGTAGAGGTGGATATCAGTAAGCTAGAAGAAGGTCAGTTAGTGCGGGTCGAATGGCGAGGAAAACCTGTTTGGGTGGTTCGGCGTTCAAAGTCCACATTAGCTGAGTTAGATTCGTTGGATGATAAACTTCGCGATCCTGCATCCGAACAAGAGCAGCAGCCTGAATATGCTCAAAATAAATATCGTTCTATTAAGCCTGACTATTTTGTCGCGGTAGGTATCTGTACTCACCTTGGCTGTTCACCAACGTATTTACCTGATTCTTTTAGTGAACAAGTTCAAGGTGTTAAATCGGGGTTCTTCTGCCCATGTCACGGGTCAAAATTTGATTTAGCGGGGCGAGTGTTCCAAGGGGTTCCTGCACCGCTCAATTTAGTGGTACCAGAACATGGTTATCTAAGTGATAGCAGAATTATCATTGGTGAGAGTCGTGGAGGGGAAGCCTGA
- a CDS encoding cytochrome b translates to MQALLDWVEKRLPVMDAYKKHLSEYPMPKNFNFWYLFGSLAMLVLVNQILTGIWLTMNYVPSGDGAFASVEYIMRDVEYGWLLRYMHSTGASAFFVVVYLHMFRGLIYGSYQKPRELLWIFGMLIFLVLMAEAFMGYLLPWGQMSYWGAQVIISLFGAIPVIGDDLTLWIRGDYVISGATLNRFFALHVIALPIVLLLLVVLHVLALHEVGSNNPDGIDTKIPKAPDDNGEHKTQFKFHKQFTKKYNIIDSVPFHPYGTVKDLVGVAGFLFFFSYVLFFNPEMGGYFLEPPNFEAANPLKTPEHIAPVWYFTPFYAILRAVPDKLLGVAAMGASILFLFLLPWFDRCKVRSYRYRSKWHLLNICQFVVCFIGLGILGTLPATSLYTLLSQIFSLGYFMFFVLLYFYSKNEATKPLPERVTFK, encoded by the coding sequence ATGCAAGCCTTACTTGATTGGGTAGAAAAACGTCTACCTGTTATGGATGCCTATAAGAAGCATCTGTCTGAATACCCAATGCCTAAGAACTTCAACTTTTGGTATCTTTTCGGTTCTTTAGCCATGTTGGTACTTGTTAACCAGATCCTTACCGGCATTTGGTTAACCATGAATTATGTACCATCAGGCGATGGCGCATTTGCCTCGGTTGAATACATCATGCGTGATGTAGAATATGGCTGGTTACTTCGTTATATGCACTCAACTGGCGCTTCTGCGTTCTTTGTTGTGGTGTATTTACACATGTTCCGTGGCCTTATCTACGGATCTTATCAAAAGCCACGTGAGCTATTGTGGATCTTCGGTATGTTGATCTTCTTAGTACTGATGGCTGAAGCCTTTATGGGGTATTTATTACCTTGGGGACAAATGTCTTATTGGGGCGCACAGGTAATCATCTCATTATTTGGTGCGATTCCTGTTATTGGTGATGACTTAACATTATGGATTCGTGGTGACTACGTTATTTCAGGCGCGACGCTAAACCGTTTCTTCGCATTGCACGTGATTGCATTACCAATTGTATTATTGCTATTGGTTGTATTACACGTACTAGCCTTGCATGAAGTCGGTTCGAACAACCCTGACGGTATTGATACTAAGATTCCAAAAGCACCAGATGATAACGGCGAGCATAAGACACAATTTAAATTCCATAAGCAGTTCACTAAGAAATATAACATCATCGATTCAGTACCTTTCCATCCTTATGGGACGGTTAAAGATTTGGTCGGTGTTGCTGGTTTCTTGTTCTTCTTTAGTTATGTGTTGTTCTTTAACCCAGAAATGGGGGGATACTTCCTTGAGCCGCCTAACTTTGAAGCTGCGAACCCATTGAAGACACCTGAGCATATTGCACCTGTTTGGTATTTCACACCTTTCTATGCAATTTTGCGTGCAGTACCTGACAAGTTGTTAGGGGTTGCGGCAATGGGAGCCTCGATTTTATTCTTATTCTTATTACCATGGTTTGATCGCTGTAAAGTGCGTTCATACCGTTACCGTAGTAAATGGCACCTATTGAATATCTGCCAATTTGTTGTGTGCTTTATCGGTCTTGGGATCTTAGGTACTTTGCCAGCAACATCGTTGTATACGCTGTTATCGCAAATCTTTAGCTTAGGATATTTCATGTTCTTTGTGCTGCTGTATTTCTACAGTAAAAATGAAGCGACGAAACCATTGCCAGAGAGGGTAACATTCAAATGA
- a CDS encoding cytochrome c1: MKKWIVGLLTIMLPFTVMAAGGNVHLDSANNDLTDKASLQRGAKTFMSYCAACHSTQYQRYQRVATDLGIPDDLMMENLVFDPKAKIGDLMTNAIPAEDAGKWFGSPPPDLTLVARVRGVDWLYTYLRSFYTDPSRPFGVNNITFPNVGMPHVLEGLQGIPEPVYDTQTIDGEEHKVVVGTQVSKMGELTSEEYDNTVRDLVNFLEYSGDPVKLERHALGWWVMAFLVIFTIIVVLLKKEYWRDVH, from the coding sequence ATGAAAAAGTGGATTGTAGGACTTTTGACCATTATGTTGCCATTCACGGTAATGGCAGCAGGTGGAAATGTACATTTAGATAGTGCTAATAATGACTTAACAGATAAAGCATCGTTACAACGTGGTGCTAAAACCTTTATGAGTTATTGTGCAGCATGTCATTCAACGCAATATCAACGTTATCAACGTGTCGCGACAGATTTAGGTATTCCAGATGATTTAATGATGGAAAACCTAGTATTCGATCCTAAGGCGAAAATCGGTGATTTGATGACCAATGCGATTCCAGCAGAAGATGCTGGTAAATGGTTTGGTAGCCCACCGCCGGATTTAACTTTAGTCGCTCGAGTACGTGGCGTTGATTGGCTTTATACGTATTTACGTTCTTTTTATACGGATCCTTCTCGTCCGTTTGGGGTGAATAATATCACCTTCCCTAATGTGGGGATGCCACATGTATTAGAAGGATTACAAGGGATCCCTGAGCCGGTTTATGATACTCAAACGATCGATGGTGAAGAGCATAAAGTTGTTGTTGGTACACAAGTATCTAAAATGGGTGAACTGACAAGTGAAGAATATGACAATACCGTTCGCGATCTTGTGAACTTTTTAGAATATTCAGGTGATCCTGTGAAACTTGAGCGACATGCTTTAGGTTGGTGGGTGATGGCGTTTTTGGTGATCTTTACCATTATCGTGGTCTTACTGAAGAAAGAGTACTGGAGAGATGTTCACTGA
- the sspA gene encoding stringent starvation protein SspA, with the protein MAVAANKRSVMTLFSSASDMYSHQVRIVLAEKGVSVEVELVDEENLPSDLIELNPYKSVPTLVDRELALYNSNIIMEYLDERFPHPPLMPVYPVARGNSRLMMYRIERNWYSQAEKIMTGSAEEAEAARVKLRNDLLTLAPVFAEYEHFMSEEFSLIDCYLAPLLWRLPTLGIELSGPGSKELKIYMSRVFERDSFLASLTEAEREMRLVR; encoded by the coding sequence ATGGCTGTAGCTGCCAATAAACGTTCTGTGATGACTCTATTTTCAAGTGCTTCAGATATGTATAGCCATCAGGTTCGTATTGTTCTAGCCGAAAAAGGTGTGAGTGTCGAAGTTGAGTTAGTCGATGAAGAAAACTTACCATCGGATTTAATTGAACTGAACCCATATAAGTCAGTTCCGACATTGGTTGATCGTGAACTTGCACTTTATAACTCAAACATCATCATGGAATACCTTGATGAACGTTTTCCGCATCCACCTTTGATGCCGGTTTACCCTGTTGCTCGTGGTAACAGCCGTTTAATGATGTATCGTATTGAGCGTAACTGGTACTCTCAAGCTGAAAAAATCATGACAGGCTCAGCGGAAGAAGCCGAAGCAGCACGTGTTAAATTACGTAATGATTTACTGACGCTTGCGCCTGTATTTGCAGAATACGAACACTTCATGAGTGAAGAATTTAGCTTAATCGATTGTTATTTAGCTCCATTATTATGGCGTTTACCAACATTGGGTATTGAATTATCTGGACCTGGTTCTAAAGAACTTAAGATCTACATGAGCCGTGTGTTTGAGCGTGATTCATTCTTAGCTTCATTAACAGAAGCTGAAAGAGAAATGCGCTTGGTTCGCTAA
- the sspB gene encoding ClpXP protease specificity-enhancing factor, which yields MDMNKMTPRRPYLIRAFYEWLVDNDLTPHLVVEATLPGVRVPIEFVQDGQIILNVAPRAVGNLEISNDAIMFNARFSGRPHSVIVPIYAVQAIYARENGAGTMFEPEEAYEAEFEENMEEDVASSLSNVDTTLDVEEREGSTAIETDSSSKPKGRPTLTVVK from the coding sequence ATGGATATGAACAAGATGACTCCAAGACGTCCATACCTCATTCGTGCATTTTACGAATGGTTAGTGGATAACGATTTGACGCCACATTTAGTTGTTGAGGCGACATTACCAGGTGTGCGAGTGCCGATTGAATTTGTACAAGATGGACAAATTATTTTAAATGTCGCCCCTCGCGCAGTTGGTAACTTGGAAATCAGTAATGATGCGATCATGTTTAATGCTCGTTTCAGTGGTCGTCCACATTCGGTGATTGTTCCTATTTACGCGGTACAAGCAATTTATGCGCGTGAAAATGGAGCGGGTACCATGTTTGAACCAGAGGAAGCTTATGAAGCGGAATTTGAGGAAAATATGGAAGAAGATGTAGCATCATCTTTGTCGAATGTAGATACCACGCTTGACGTTGAAGAAAGGGAAGGCTCAACCGCGATAGAGACTGACTCTTCAAGTAAGCCTAAAGGGCGTCCAACCTTAACGGTCGTTAAATAA
- the metA gene encoding homoserine O-acetyltransferase MetA, whose protein sequence is MPIKIPDQLPASDILRQERIFIMSETRATTQMIRPLKVLILNLMPKKIETETQFLRLLSNSPLQVDIELLRIDDRPSKNTPTEHLNNFYRQFDMVKDRNFDGLIITGAPLGLVQFEDVVYWDHLQTVMTWAKDHVTSTLYVCWAAQAGLKLLYDLPKQTRDEKLSGVYQHSVVSEFHPIVRGFDDGFLAPHSRYADFSADYLAEHTDLDILATSDDAGVYLAATKDKRHVFVTGHPEYDANTLHNEYVRDLAEGLDPAIPVNYYPNDNPDNPPCASWRSHGHLLFANWLNYCVYQQTPYDLEHFSVENFTKDD, encoded by the coding sequence ATGCCAATTAAGATCCCCGATCAACTTCCTGCATCCGATATTCTTCGTCAGGAACGAATCTTCATTATGTCGGAGACTCGAGCGACGACACAGATGATTCGCCCACTGAAAGTTTTGATCTTAAATCTCATGCCTAAAAAGATTGAGACGGAAACTCAATTTTTACGTTTACTGTCAAACAGTCCACTTCAAGTGGATATTGAGCTATTAAGAATCGATGACAGACCAAGCAAAAACACGCCAACCGAGCATTTAAATAACTTTTACCGCCAGTTTGATATGGTCAAAGACCGTAATTTTGATGGTTTGATCATAACAGGTGCACCGTTAGGCTTAGTTCAATTTGAAGATGTGGTTTATTGGGATCACTTACAAACGGTGATGACGTGGGCAAAAGATCATGTCACCTCGACACTCTATGTATGTTGGGCCGCACAAGCTGGATTAAAGCTGTTGTATGATTTGCCGAAACAAACACGCGATGAAAAACTTTCTGGTGTGTACCAACACAGTGTTGTTAGTGAATTTCACCCCATTGTGAGAGGGTTTGATGATGGCTTTTTAGCTCCGCACTCCCGTTATGCAGACTTTAGTGCAGATTATCTTGCTGAGCATACCGATTTAGATATTTTGGCGACATCTGATGATGCTGGCGTCTATTTGGCAGCAACCAAAGATAAACGTCATGTGTTTGTGACGGGACACCCTGAGTATGATGCCAATACTTTACACAATGAATACGTGCGTGATTTAGCGGAAGGATTAGATCCCGCCATACCTGTCAATTATTATCCCAACGATAATCCGGATAACCCTCCATGTGCGAGCTGGCGTAGTCATGGGCATCTATTATTTGCCAATTGGCTCAATTATTGCGTCTATCAGCAAACCCCTTATGATTTAGAGCATTTCTCGGTTGAGAATTTTACCAAAGACGATTAA
- a CDS encoding TRIC cation channel family protein codes for MHISLLYIFDLFGTAIFAISGVLLAGRLKMDPFGMVVLASVTAIGGGSIRDMMLGSTPVFWIIDNNYLWVVFVTCLFTLLLVRRPRKLSWYVLPVCDAIGLAVFVGIGVEKSLLLQDSMLVAVIMGVITGCGGGIIRDILAREIPMVLRSEIYATACIAGGIIHTLSLYFDLPSQVSFLLGVTTTLTIRLAAIRWHLALPTLSLKH; via the coding sequence ATGCATATATCGCTACTGTATATTTTTGACTTATTTGGCACCGCCATTTTTGCAATATCAGGCGTATTACTCGCAGGTCGTTTAAAAATGGACCCATTTGGCATGGTTGTATTAGCCAGTGTCACCGCCATTGGTGGTGGCTCGATTCGAGATATGATGCTCGGTTCAACCCCAGTGTTCTGGATCATTGATAATAATTATTTATGGGTGGTGTTTGTGACCTGCCTATTTACTTTGTTATTAGTCCGTCGTCCCCGAAAACTCTCGTGGTACGTATTGCCTGTATGTGATGCGATCGGTTTAGCGGTCTTTGTAGGAATTGGGGTTGAAAAGTCACTATTATTGCAAGATTCGATGCTAGTTGCGGTTATTATGGGGGTTATCACTGGCTGTGGCGGTGGCATTATCCGGGATATTTTGGCCCGCGAAATTCCCATGGTATTACGCAGTGAAATCTATGCCACAGCGTGTATTGCCGGTGGCATCATTCACACCCTTTCGTTATATTTTGATCTGCCTTCCCAAGTTTCATTTTTATTAGGGGTGACAACGACCTTAACGATTCGCTTAGCCGCAATCCGTTGGCACCTTGCTCTACCGACCTTATCTTTAAAACATTAA
- a CDS encoding helical backbone metal receptor, giving the protein MLRKQLLAITLWLAATTQVMAAHPHVAQRVITLSPHATELAFSAGLGDKIVGVSQASDYPPEAGNIEQIASYQNIKLERVLTLQPDLVIAWHSNANAKELDKIKQFGIPIYYSDIETLSDIPKNIRQLSQWAADPTIGQHNAAVFEATLEYLHRKYQHRSKVRYFYQLSDQPLMSFSPPHWPNDILSVCGGQNILSQQAVAYPQVNQEQIIALKPDVIFIPEDSLSHSIWQKWPQIPAVKHQFIWSLNPDWISRPTMRSLKALEQVCHYLDKVRSL; this is encoded by the coding sequence TTGCTACGGAAACAGTTACTCGCTATTACTCTTTGGCTCGCTGCTACAACACAAGTAATGGCCGCTCATCCTCACGTTGCACAACGCGTGATAACCCTCTCACCTCACGCCACCGAATTAGCCTTTTCTGCCGGATTAGGTGACAAAATCGTTGGTGTCAGTCAAGCCAGTGACTACCCTCCAGAAGCTGGTAATATCGAACAAATTGCCAGCTACCAAAATATTAAACTCGAAAGAGTTCTCACATTACAACCCGACTTGGTAATTGCCTGGCACTCTAATGCCAACGCTAAAGAATTAGATAAAATAAAGCAATTTGGCATCCCTATTTATTACTCCGACATTGAAACCCTCTCGGATATTCCTAAAAATATCCGCCAATTAAGCCAATGGGCCGCCGACCCGACGATTGGTCAACATAATGCGGCTGTATTTGAAGCAACACTCGAGTATTTACACCGCAAATACCAACATAGGTCAAAAGTACGTTATTTTTATCAGCTCAGTGACCAACCTCTGATGTCATTTAGTCCACCTCATTGGCCCAATGACATATTATCAGTGTGTGGTGGTCAAAATATTCTTTCACAACAAGCGGTTGCTTATCCTCAAGTCAATCAAGAGCAGATTATTGCCTTAAAACCGGACGTCATCTTTATCCCTGAAGACTCCCTCAGTCACTCAATTTGGCAAAAATGGCCGCAGATTCCAGCAGTAAAGCACCAATTTATTTGGTCTCTGAACCCAGATTGGATCTCCCGTCCAACCATGCGTAGCCTTAAAGCACTCGAGCAAGTTTGTCACTATTTAGATAAAGTAAGATCATTGTAA
- the mtnN gene encoding 5'-methylthioadenosine/S-adenosylhomocysteine nucleosidase, translated as MKVGIIGAMEQEVSILKSALIGCQSTTKGGCTFHTGTIHDVEVILLQSGIGKVSASIGTTLLIECFQPDVIINTGSAGGFDSSLNLGDVVISTEVRHHDADVTAFGYEMGQMAGQPAAFTADPTLIDIVEQTLLEMKDTHAVRGLICTGDAFVCTAQQQAFIRQHFPNVIAVEMEASAIAQTCHQFRMPFVVVRAISDVADKESPMSFDEFLPLAAKRSSDMIVNMLTRMK; from the coding sequence ATGAAAGTTGGAATTATTGGTGCAATGGAGCAAGAAGTCTCCATTCTAAAATCAGCCCTGATTGGTTGCCAAAGCACAACAAAAGGTGGCTGTACATTTCATACAGGCACCATCCATGATGTTGAAGTGATCTTACTGCAATCAGGGATTGGTAAAGTGTCGGCCAGTATTGGTACCACATTGCTGATTGAATGCTTCCAACCAGACGTCATTATTAATACAGGTTCTGCTGGTGGTTTTGATTCTAGCTTAAATCTAGGTGATGTTGTGATTTCAACCGAAGTTCGTCACCACGATGCTGATGTGACCGCTTTTGGTTATGAAATGGGGCAAATGGCTGGTCAACCTGCCGCCTTCACCGCCGATCCAACACTCATTGATATTGTGGAACAAACTCTGCTAGAAATGAAAGACACTCATGCTGTACGTGGTTTAATTTGTACCGGTGATGCTTTTGTTTGTACAGCACAGCAACAAGCCTTCATTCGTCAACATTTTCCTAATGTGATCGCCGTTGAAATGGAAGCGTCAGCCATTGCGCAAACTTGTCATCAATTCCGTATGCCTTTTGTGGTTGTTCGCGCAATTTCTGATGTGGCAGATAAAGAATCACCAATGAGTTTTGATGAGTTCTTACCGCTTGCGGCTAAACGTTCATCAGATATGATTGTTAACATGTTAACTCGTATGAAATAA
- a CDS encoding DUF1499 domain-containing protein: MKKPTPELLCSSKPNCVSTQEIRKDYSIPPFQLISPDTSLDDIERIALTLPRTSTVQKTENSLHLEAKSLILRFVDDLHITKQGNQLQVRSKSRVGYSDFGVNKSRTEALRQKLLEAKLIAPNTAVHH, from the coding sequence ATGAAAAAACCAACACCAGAACTACTATGCAGCTCCAAGCCAAATTGTGTTTCTACTCAAGAAATACGCAAAGATTATTCCATTCCACCTTTTCAATTAATCTCTCCAGACACTAGCTTAGATGACATTGAACGTATTGCGCTAACGCTACCACGAACATCGACGGTCCAAAAAACCGAAAACAGTCTTCATTTAGAAGCCAAAAGCCTTATCTTGCGCTTTGTAGACGACTTACATATCACAAAACAAGGTAACCAATTGCAAGTACGTTCCAAATCACGAGTTGGATATTCAGATTTTGGCGTCAATAAATCTCGCACAGAAGCGCTTCGTCAAAAACTGCTTGAGGCTAAGTTGATAGCGCCCAATACTGCTGTTCACCATTAA